The following proteins are encoded in a genomic region of Oncorhynchus keta strain PuntledgeMale-10-30-2019 unplaced genomic scaffold, Oket_V2 Un_contig_8605_pilon_pilon, whole genome shotgun sequence:
- the LOC127926894 gene encoding 3-hydroxyisobutyrate dehydrogenase, mitochondrial-like → MAAVLRGSRNLWGRSLKHVDITLVSSRSMASKTQVGFIGLGNMGKPMAKNLLKHGYPVIATDVFPESCKELQELGAQIVDNPAEVADQADRVVTMLPSSPNVIEVYTGPNGILKKVKKGSLLIDSSTIDPAVSKEMAVAAEKMGAVFMDAPVSGGVGAASSGKLTFMVGGVEEEFTAAQELLTCMGANVVYCGAVGTGQAAKICNNMLLAIGMIGTSETMNLGIRLGLDPKLLAKILNMSSGRCWSSDTYNPVPGVMEGVPSGNNYQGGFGTQLMAKDLGLAQTTATNTKTPVPLGSLAHQIYRMMCARGYSAKDFSSVFQFLREDEENEGQ, encoded by the exons ATGGCCGCTGTTTTAAGGGGGTCTCGGAACCTATGGGGAAGGAGCCTCAAACATGTTGACATTACTTTGG TCTCCAGCAGGTCCATGGCCTCTAAGACCCAGGTGGGTTTCATCGGCCTGGGGAACATGGGAAAACCCATGGCCAAGAACCTGCTGAAGCACGGATACCCCGTCATCGCCACTGACGTCTTCCCTGAGTCCTGCAAAGAACTGCAAGAGTTGGGTGCCCAG ATTGTGGATAACCCTGCGGAGGTGGCAGACCAGGCAGACCGCGTCGTCACCATGCTGCCCTCCAGTCCCAACGTCATCGAGGTTTACACTGGGCCCAACGGTATCCTCAA GAAGGTTAAGAAAGGCTCGCTACTCATCGACTCCAGCACCATCGACCCAGCCGTTTCCAAGGAGATGGCCGTGGCCGCGGAGAAGATGGGGGCAGTTTTTATGGACGCACCTGTGTCAGGAG gtgtgggggctgccaGCTCGGGGAAGCTGACCTTCATGgtggggggagtagaggaggaattCACTGCGGCCCAGGAGCTGCTCACCTGTATGGGAGCCAACGTGGTGTACTGTGGGGCTGTCGGCACTGGACAG GCAGCCAAAATCTGCAACAATATGCTGCTGGCGATAGGCATGATCGGGACCTCTGAGACCATGAACCTTGGCATCAG ACTAGGTCTGGACCCTAAGCTACTGGCTAAGATCCTGAACATGAGTTCAGGCCGCTGCTGGTCCAGTGACACCTACAACCCTGTACCTGGTGTCATGGAGGGAGTCCCCTCTGGAAACAACTACCAGGGAGGCTTTGGGACCCAACTCATGGccaag GACCTGGGGCTGGCCCAGACTACAGCCACCAACACCAAGACCCCTGTCCCTCTGGGCTCCCTGGCCCACCAGATATACCGCATGATGTGTGCTCGGGGCTACTCCGCCAAAGACTTCTCCTCTGTCTTCCAGTTcctgagggaggatgaggagaacgAGGGCCAATAG